Proteins from a genomic interval of Dendropsophus ebraccatus isolate aDenEbr1 chromosome 6, aDenEbr1.pat, whole genome shotgun sequence:
- the MTERF4 gene encoding transcription termination factor 4, mitochondrial isoform X2, with protein sequence MMVSLCLRHFIAFSRSSLCLRSVSSVNNATQALLELGFSEEQAEKIQSMRCPPHKTPNIKELCLIGLGHRTVLKILEERPELLKMTVKELKDRVDTLRTLGLGEGSLQNSVSRCPGLLSVPRFRLLAATQCLKSQCHFTSQQVLKILNTVPETFTQDPSHLQDVFQYVYFRMGGNHREMVSSQVFQTSIDEIKVRHQFLERLGKFRPPDKKRVCPPSNPKLKEVIQFSEDDFLSHVARSSTEEFNTFRKILEREEREGEKSMEDLEDELSNDEDDDKQDSDSEDDSDGEDYKENVHREKSNHHHKKK encoded by the exons ATGATG GTATCCCTGTGTCTCAGACACTTCATTGCCTTCAGTCGGAGCAGTCTGTGTTTGAGGAGCGTGTCCAGTGTTAATAATGCCACACAGGCCCTTCTCGAGCTTGGTTTCTCTGAGGAGCAAGCTGAAAAGATCCAGAGCATGAGATGCCCTCCACACAAGACGCCCAACATCAAGGAGCTATGTCTTATTGGTCTCGGTCACAGAACAGTACTGAAAATACTGGAAGAAAGACCAGAGCTTCTAAAAATGACAGTCAAGGAACTGAAGGATAGGGTAGACACTCTGAGAACCCTTGGCCTGGGAGAAG GTTCTCTTCAGAATTCTGTGTCGAGATGCCCAGGACTTCTGTCAGTGCCACGCTTCCGTCTACTAGCTGCAACACAATGCCTCAAGAGTCAGTGTCATTTCACATCACAGCAAGTACTGAAAATCCTAAACACTGTTCCTGAGACTTTTACCCAGGATCCCAGCCATCTACAAGACGTGTTTCAG TACGTATATTTTCGCATGGGTGGGAATCACAGAGAAATGGTTTCTTCTCAAGTTTTCCAAACATCAATTGACGAGATCAAAGTTCGTCACCAGTTCTTGGAACGTCTCGGTAAGTTCCGGCCCCCTGACAAGAAAAGAGTGTGTCCTCCTTCCAATCCCAAATTAAAGGAAGTCATCCAGTTCTCAGAGGACGACTTCCTATCCCATGTAGCACGTTCCTCAACTGAAGAATTCAACACTTTCCGTAAAATCCTGGAGCGAGAGGAGCGTGAAGGTGAAAAGAGCATGGAAGACCTGGAAGATGAGCTAAgtaatgatgaggatgatgacaaGCAAGATTCAGACAGTGAAGATGACTCTGATGGGGAAGATTACAAAGAGAATGTTCATAGGGAGAAATCAAATCACCATCATAAGAAAAAATAG
- the MTERF4 gene encoding transcription termination factor 4, mitochondrial isoform X1: MFLTVPYLILRRLRARHEELNEEVRYEPPPRQYRESANNINRRQFLRRRRRRRIFPVRINLSEIDEHDIKERYRLNSDAIMSLYELIKKDLISTTKRSNAVPGIVKLLCALHYFTSGSLQSTVAEAGGITQSTFSRALSEVISAILKLADQFIKFPSDAAGIHLIKQGFQSIDGFPDVLGAVGCTHIAISPPSEMEQMYRNKKHYHSINVQIICDSDMRILDVVSRLPGSTHDSSVLKQSGIHERFENGELSGYLLGDAEYGVKPWLLTPFENPATESEIRYNLSHNATYSVVERTIDVLKSRFRCLDNPNGVLLYNPEKVSKIILVCCIIHNIAVVKNIEVDLALDLRPPIKDESMEDDTMEGTEQRDNVVSEYFSG, from the exons ATGTTCCTGACGGTGCCATATTTGATCCTGAGAAGATTGAGAGCCAGACATGAAGAGTTAAATGAAGAAGTCCGCTATGAGCCCCCGCCACGTCAGTACAGAGAAAGTGCCAATAATATTAACAGAAGACAGTTCTTAAGGCGGCGACGACGAAGGAGAATATTCCCTGTCAGAATAAATCTGTCTGAAATCGATGAGCATGACATTAAAGAACGTTACCGCCTTAACTCAGACGCCATAATGTCCTTATATGAACTCATCAAGAAAGACTTGATCTCTACTACGAAGAGAAGTAACGCTGTTCCTGGGATTGTGAAGCTACTCTGTGCTCTTCATTATTTCACCAGCGGCTCCTTACAGAGCACTGTGGCAGAAGCTGGAGGCATAACCCAAAGCACCTTCAGCCGTGCTCTTTCCGAAGTCATATCCGCCATTCTGAAACTTGCTGACCAATTCATAAAGTTTCCTAGTGACGCTGCTGGGATACATCTCATAAAGCAGGGGTTCCAGAGCATCGATGGGTTCCCAGATGTCCTGGGTGCTGTGGGCTGTACACATATAGCCATATCTCCACCCTCCGAGATGGAACAGATGTATCGGAACAAGAAGCACTATCACTCCATCAATGTGCAGATCATATGTGACTCAGACATGAGGATCTTGGACGTAGTTTCCCGGTTACCTGGATCAACACATGACTCTTCAGTCCTAAAGCAGTCTGGGATTCATGAAAGATTTGAGAACGGAGAATTGAGTGGCTATTTGTTGG GGGATGCAGAATATGGCGTGAAACCATGGCTGCTAACACCTTTTGAGAACCCGGCTACTGAGTCAGAAATTCGTTACAACTTATCGCACAATGCAACTTACTCTGTGGTGGAGCGAACTATTGATGTACTGAAAAGCCGCTTCCGCTGTTTGGACAATCCCAATGGGGTTCTCCTATATAACCCTGAAAAAGTCAGTAAAATTATTCTTGTGTGCTGTATAATACACAATATTGCGGTGGTAAAAAATATCGAGGTGGATCTTGCCCTGGATCTTAGACCTCCAATCAAGGACGAATCGATGGAGGATGATACAATGGAAGGCACGGAGCAGAGGGATAATGTGGTGTCAGAATACTTCTCAG GGTAA